The segment CTCTGGCTTCCTTGGTACCGTTGCTGAGTCCCCGGGGTCCAGACCGGGCAGGTAGCTCCACTCCCTGAGGTGGCGCCAGGCTGGGAGTGTGGGCACTCGGGGGGCTGAGGGACCCCGGCCAGCCCGGAGGCTTGGGGGCATGCCGGCCCCGGCCCCGCTCAGAGAGGTCCAGGGGCTTGTCTGGGACATAGTCTCGTGTGGCCCTGTCTTCCTGTCCCCTGGGGCTGCCTGGGCCTGTGGGCTGTGTGTGCCCCCCTCCGGACAGGGCTGCTCCGGCCGCCTCGCCCTGGGGGCCTTCTGAGTCAGAGCTGactggtggggagggtggggtccCTGCTGGCGTGGGCGGGCCCCTCAGCCTGGCACTGCCCACCTGCCCCTGTGCCCTCAGCTGCTGGGCCAGGAGCAGGTGCAACGCTCCTTTTAGCCGAGGGTCTCGCACATCCACCAGGGCCCCCGGCAGCCCCAGCAGGCCCACCGGCTCATCCCAggcctctgcctccccagccttcaggccctggggctgggggccacgGGGGGCTGTGGCGGGGACTTGGGGGCTGCAGTGGGGGCTCTGAAGGTGCAGAGACAGGTGATGGTTCAGGAGGCACAGGTGGTCAGCCTGGAGGGAGCGCTTCAGGGACTCATAGGCCGTGGCGGGGGGCCGGGAGGCCCGCAGAAAGCTGCAGGATGAGGAGAAGCTCAACTCCTGTGGCCCTGGGTTAGCCCCCACTTCACAGGGGAGGGCCTGGGGCCCATAGGCGAGCTGTCCCAGGTCACAAGGTGGGTCGTGGAGAGGGGTAGGCCCACGTGGACGGTTGTGGAGGGGCCAGAGGTGACCCGGGGCCTGGGGCTCTGAGGAGGGACCTGCACATGGAGATCTTTCTCTTCGGGGCCTGGGCTACCTGCTCTCTTCCCGGCCACCTGTGTATGATGCTCTCAGACACGGAGGATGGTCTTAGACTACTTCTGAGAGGGGTTCCTTGGCCTCAGTCCCCATTGCTGCTCCCACACCCCCCGAACTCTGTCCTGCCACCTCCGGAAAGGTGGGACCAGATCTGGAGACTGGGTGCTCAGCTGGGGCTGCTCCTGGTGGTGGCAGTGGGTGGGGCCTCACCTGTCCAGTGGGAGGCTGTGCTCATAGGGTGGGCTGGGCGGGCTGCTTCTGGTCAGTGGCAGTGGGGGTGTCCCGTTGGTGGAGCCCCGGTCAGCAAAGCAGGCCTGGGAGCCCGGCCGCACCACGGCGATGGTCCCGTGCAGCTGGTTGGAGATTCGCTGGGGGCTCTGCACGGGGTGGAGGGGTCAGCGCGGCCCTCTGCCCTGTTCTCTGTTGACTTCGGGCAGGTCACCCACCCCCTCTGAGCCTCGCCGCCACCCAGTGGTCCCTGCGTGGCACAGAGGACAGGTGAGCTGGCATAGACCTGGGCTGCCCGCCTCCCGCCTAGGGCTGCCCAGCAGAAGGGGGTCCTCACCGTGTCCGGGGCCCGTGTCTCTGGCAGGCTGGCACTCGGGGAGATTTTGGCTCCTGGAGATGTCCTGTACCCCGTAGACTTTTCTGTGGGAGGAGAAGTGGTGGGCAGGGCAGATTGGGAGGCCCTCAGAGgggtgggtggctcagccccctgcccccccgacCCCGGGCCAGAGGGCTCTGTGATCCTGCAGGGCCCAGCCTTCTGGTCTCTTGTCCCTCAGAGCACCTTCTCTCTGGGGACTCGCACCTGGATGGTCGTCCTCGGCCTCCTCGTGGCCTCCCAGCGTCTTCTCCGCGATGGCCTTCCAAGCCCCCGGGGAGGGGAGTAGAAGGGGTGAGGGGGGGTCTGAGGCACCCTCCCTGTATTGGGGCTTGAGCCTAACTCCAGAAGGGAGGCAAAGACAGGGAGGGTGAGCGAGGGCAGCACCCCCCAGAGACAATCAGAAGGGCCAGGGCACCCTCCTGGGGGCCAGGCCAGCCCTGCGGGGACACTGGGGTGACCAGGAAAGAGCCCTCTCTGGACGTTGCCTGGGGCTCCACCATCAGTGGCTCATGCGGCAGGGCTGGCTTCTCACAAATACCAGTGTCCTCAGGGGGGGTCTCGGGTGTCAGCTGCCACGGAGctggggcccccacccccacggttCTGTGCCCTGCTCGCGGCGCCATGTGCCCGGGGCCTGCCGTGGGGAGGGCCTTGGCGACTGAGGGTGTTCGCCTCCCCGCTCACCGCGGGCCCCGAAGTCGCTTCACTTCCTCTTTCAATGTCTCGTTCTCCAGCTGCAGCCGGTTCAACTCGTTGGCTGCAAAAGGCTCTGATTAGTGAAGGacgaggggaggggaggccgggcaggggcagggaggtccCCCTCTGTGACCTGTCCCCAGCCGGCTGCCAGCACTTGGCCCGGGGCTCGCTGGCGGTGGCCCCACGAGTGAATGGGTGAGGCTGCTGAGCCTGGAGGCCGTAAAGGGTGGTgggagcccccccgcccccacctccgaCACCAAGCTTGTCTCTGGTGAGAGCCCCAAGGGAAGGGGGGCTTGTGCTCCTCATCGGCAGGTGGGACCTCCGGGCTCTGCGGGACTACCCTCGTTACAGGGGGGAGGGGTTGAGGTCCTGAGGGCAGGGGCACCCCCAGCCCAGGTGACTGACCGGTGAGGGACATGCTGGGGCCAGCTGGGGCTTTGTACCATTGTCTGTTTCCCCGAGACCCCATGTCAGGCTGAGCAGGTCCTGGGGGTCACTGGACCCCCACAGGAGGGGACACCGAGGTGCAGGGTGACAGGGGGTGGGGCTCACTGAGGATGAAGACGTGCTGTAGGTTTTGGAGGAGGGAGTTCTCGAACTCCTGCTGCTTCTTTCTGGCCAGCTCCTGGGTGACCATGCAGCGGTCACACAGGCCGGCCCGCAGCCTGTGGGATGGGGGGCGGCGGGCGGTGAGAGGCCACTCTGAGGAGTgagactgaggcccacagaggggcTGGGACCCTCAGCGCCTGCTCCCGAGATGTGCTCTTGCCATTCCCAAATGGTggaagccccaccccacccctaccctgtGGGCTAAGCGCGCCATGTTCCGCCGAGTTTGGGAAGGAGCCTCGCAAATGCAGTTGACCTGAGGCTCTGAGAGTcccgcgggggcggggggggggggcggggggggaccccccccccctccgcgtTCCCCACCaatcccccacctccccgcctccccccaatCCAGAGCTCACCTGTTCTCCAGCACCCGCACGTTCTCCTTCAGCGCCTTCTGCTGCTCCCTAAGCTGATGGTTCTTGGCGCAGAGCTCCTCCACCCTCTGGGCGTCCCTGTGGGGACGAGCCGAGGTGGGGGTTCTGCTCTGCCCGGGAGCCCCACGCTGTGTCGGGGCTGGCCTTGCCCGCCGGAGTAGGTCCCGGCCGGGGCCTGCTGGGTGCGCCCGCTGTGGGGACTTCCTGGCAAGGGCTGCGCGGAACCAGCAGCCCAGTCGTGAGCGTGACCGGCCGGGTCCACGCGCCGCTCGCAGCGCTACGGAACTGCAGCCCCGTAAGTGAAGTGGGGAGTGAGGGGCCACCCCACCGGCTGTGGGGCCTCCCAAGGAGCATTCCTACTGATCACTGTTTGTAGCCCAGGTGCCCACCCCCTGGAGAGTCCCCATTCACTCGGGTGGGCTTGGAGGTTCCATTCCTGGCTCCACCTGCTACTGGAGGCATGGCCTCAGGCCAGTGatcacccccagcccccacactgagcctcagtttccccttctgcatCACTGTCTTTCCCGCTGAGCCAGGGTCTGTCCGGACTCACCGGCATCTCTCCGAGTTCAGCTCCAGAAGCTTATTCTGCAGGCCTGGAGGagccagggaaggggtgggggtcaggCCCGGTCCCGCAGCAGAGTCCGGGGCACCTCCTGTCCCTGGCTGTCTGGCAGGGCTCTCCGCAGAGCCCCGCTGCCTGCCTGGACCCCCTCACAGATGCCCCAAGGCCGCCCCACCTGAGGGGCTCCTGCCGCATGCCCCCTGGCAGCTTCCACCTAGTCTCGTGGCTGCCTGGGACCCCTTGCGGTCTGGCTCTGGTGTCTGCCTGGAGGTTGGGAGGGACCCTGACACTGGGAGTGACCGGCCACCAGGCCATGTCCCGGAAGTGTGTTTTTGGGGAGGCACAGCAGGGTTGAAATAAAGCAGGCTCTTTGGGGAAACCGCAGCGAGAGGTTGCCTCTTTGCCACCTGGTCGCCCTTGGACGCGGGCCTGCTAGCCCACACAGCCCCCCGCGTCGCTGGGTCTCTGGGTCGCTGGGGAAGAGATCGAGGCCCTTTGGCCCTCAGGGTGGTGTGTCAGTGCTGGGAAGAGGTGCTgggagggcctggctggctctagagtggggggagtggggtggcTCCAGCCCTGTGGTTAGGGGGTGGAATGCACAGCGTGGGGGCTGTGGCAGAGCTTGGCCTGGGGGTCCTGCAGGGAAGCAGAGGGATTTCAGCTCAAAACCCTGGAATGCTCTGAACAGGCCTCCAGAGCCATGAGCTCCCATTCCTAGAGGTGGGCAACTGagcacccccctgccccaccctgggcGAGGGGCCCATCTCAGCCAAAGCTTCTGGCTCTCCGCTGGGGGCGTGGCTTTTTATTTCTGGTCTGCTGTCAGTGGACCCTTTGGGAGAAGACCCTCCAGGGCCACGCTCAGGGATGCCAATCTGCGGCTGGGCACCTGGCTACGTGgcagctctgggctctgggttAGGACTCCCTGTCTGGGCTGGGAAGGCAGGGTCCCCAGGTCTGGCAAGAATTGGAGGTGACCTGGAGGAGCACCCTGACCGGGCCCAGGTGAGGGCTAGGGACACCTGCCCCCACCCGGCCCCATGACACTCACCTCGGACCTCGTTCTCGTGGACCTCCTTCAGCCTGTTTAGTGACTCTGTGAAGCTCTCCATGGCTCCCTACGGCTTTGGCCCAGACCCCTCTGAGGCTCCTCTCGGCCTCTACTGCCCCTCTGTTCCcagcctggggaggaggaagtggggagaggtcATGCTGGCTTGGGAAGGGTCTGTGGGCTCTAGGGCCCCATACGGATGCGCGTGCAGACAGATCTGTAGAGACACACCAGCCTCATCTGCTCAAGGAAGTGGGCCCCGTATTGAGAGGCTGCAGGGTTCCCGCCCCCCTCTGCAGAGAGGCCACTGATTGCTgaccccttcccccctccccacaggtCCTCAGAGGCACCTACGTGGGTCATACACACCCTGAGGTCCACTGCCTGAGACCAGAATTAAGGGGCCCGGAAGCCTGGGGCCTGGGCACCCTGGCCCTCACTCCCTTCCAGGCCTTTCTGAGACTCTGCCAGCCTGGAAAGGTCTCGGGCAGGCAGGCAGTTGGGAGCAGTGAGCTCACAGGGCTGTGggtccccactccctccccaccgcccctcccctgccactgcccctgtGGCCGCAGATGGGTCCCGGGCCTGGCAGGCTGGGCCACAGGTCAGGaggctgggccaggcctggccTACAGTGACTCCAACACCCGTGGGATGTGCTGTTACCCTGAGCTGCTTGCCACACGCAGAGCCCTTCTGGGGAAGTCTCTGTCCCGGCTCCTTGAGAGGAGGGGGCGCTGCCATGGCTGGGGCGGGCGCCGGCCACCATGCCCAGACCTCTGCCCCGGGCTGCCCTTCACTCGGGCGGCGTGcgtgcactgtgtgtgtgtgtgtcacgcAGGTGTGGTgcgagtgtgtgcacatgcgtgtgctCTACGTGTGCTGCATGGTGCTGAGGCCCCAGCTCTCCTTCTCCCGTGTTCACCTCGGGTCTGAGTAATCGTGGTGCTCATGCTGACCCTGGCCTGCGCTGACCGAGGCTGAGCTGAAGCCCTCTGTCTCCACCGCAGGGCCCATGCTCTGAGTCTCTCAAAGGACAGAGTGGGGCTTGTCCTGGCCCGCCTGGGCCGGAGCCTACACTCTTCCTCTCCGATGTCACCACTGGCCGGGGGAGGTGGTCCCTTCCGGTCCTCGGCCCGAGGAGCCCTGGGGTCTGCTGGGTCCCGCCAACAGGCGGCTGGGCTCCTAGCCCTCCCGGCCCTCCCGGCCGCTTGCCTGCTGGCATCCTGCACCCGCCGACCAGCAGTGACTGTTGGTTGCTTCCTACGTCCACCCAGACCTcacctttccctcccctgccacacCCGCCAGGGCCCAAGCCACCCCCTTTCATGAGGACACGCTCTCAGCCCAGTGGCGGTGCGGGCCCCGGAAGGCCTCTGCTCACACCTGCTCGAGGCCCCATCCCTGCAGGCTGGGCCCGAGTCCCCGCTGTGGCTGCCCAAGGGAGCGCTGTCTCATTTGAATTTCAGTTTGCCCTGAAGATGTGCCCGCAAGTGTTTGCAGCAGCACTCTGAGAGCAGCCCCGACCTGGGAACCCCCACATGCCCCTGCCAGTGGCCTCTGCTGGGAGGAATGactgctccccgcccccagggGC is part of the Neomonachus schauinslandi chromosome 10, ASM220157v2, whole genome shotgun sequence genome and harbors:
- the RBBP8NL gene encoding RBBP8 N-terminal-like protein, with translation MESFTESLNRLKEVHENEVRGLQNKLLELNSERCRDAQRVEELCAKNHQLREQQKALKENVRVLENRLRAGLCDRCMVTQELARKKQQEFENSLLQNLQHVFILTNELNRLQLENETLKEEVKRLRGPRLKPQYREGASDPPSPLLLPSPGAWKAIAEKTLGGHEEAEDDHPEKSTGYRTSPGAKISPSASLPETRAPDTSPQRISNQLHGTIAVVRPGSQACFADRGSTNGTPPLPLTRSSPPSPPYEHSLPLDSFLRASRPPATAYESLKRSLQADHLCLLNHHLSLHLQSPHCSPQVPATAPRGPQPQGLKAGEAEAWDEPVGLLGLPGALVDVRDPRLKGALHLLLAQQLRAQGQVGSARLRGPPTPAGTPPSPPVSSDSEGPQGEAAGAALSGGGHTQPTGPGSPRGQEDRATRDYVPDKPLDLSERGRGRHAPKPPGWPGSLSPPSAHTPSLAPPQGVELPARSGPRGLSNGTKEARAPEPEGPAAPADPSQPLTRPHPNMPSPSGTGAEGRGKPKSPPNPHRPDADGPPGKELSKAQVQGLESDELDELDPSDNEVGLSSEVGAKPSTPGEGSRCSCTKECKRGLLQKRKRPSGPWCKAPKKPPPARRNPGEPLTAHEGSGSPRHPEDSSPSPSNSSWEET